The Streptococcus mitis genomic sequence TTTTCTTGATGAATGACTAAACCTATTAAAAGTCCAAGACTTGCGACAATGATAATAGTAAAAATGGTGTTTTTTGATTTTAGAATATCTTTGTAGTTTTTCACAATCGTTCTACGTACATGGATGGTAGTATCTTTAAGGGATCATGTACGTATTCCTCCTCATTACAGTATATCATTTTTAGTTTATTTTATAAATAATATAATAAGCAGTAGAGGGATTAAGCTATAAATTACCTTCTTTTTAAACAATTATATATGTATTTACAGAGAGGCTTGTAGATTATCATCCTCTTTCTTGTCTTCTCTAACCAAGCATGTTATAATGAATACTGCTCAAGCGACCTTCAATCGTTAAGCACACACGACCTTCAATCGTGAACTAGTCATTTCGTTTATCTTTTATTACGTCGTTAACTCGTCTTGCCTAACTCAAGTTATGCCTGCGACTCGTTGCCTAGTCCTAAAAGCAAACGAAAAGACTATACTCGAAGAAATTCTATTGAAAGTCATAGTAAATAGAATTTTGAGGGGTATAAATAAACGAATAGATGGGAGACTTACCATGAGTGATAACTCTAAAACACGTGTTGTTGTGGGGATGAGTGGTGGTGTTGATTCGTCGGTGACGGCTCTCTTGCTCAAGGAGCAGGGCTACGATGTGATCGGTATCTTCATGAAGAACTGGGATGACACAGATGAAAACGGCGTCTGTACGGCGACCGAAGATTACAAGGATGTGGCTGCGGTGGCAGATCAGATCGGCATTCCTTACTACTCTGTCAATTTTGAAAAAGAGTATTGGGACCGCGTTTTTGAGTATTTCCTAGCGGAATACCGTGCAGGGCGCACGCCAAATCCAGATGTTATGTGCAACAAGGAAATCAAGTTCAAGGCCTTTTTGGACTATGCCATGACCTTGGGGGCAGACTATGTAGCGACTGGGCACTATGCCCGAGTGGCGCGTGATGAGGACGGGACAGTTCACATGCTTCGCGGCGTGGACAATGGCAAGGACCAGACCTATTTCCTCAGTCAACTTTCGCAAGAACAACTGCAAAAAACCATGTTCCCCTTGGGACATTTGGAAAAGCCTGAAGTTCGCAGACTCGCAGAAGAAGCAGGCCTTGCGACTGCTAAGAAGAAAGACTCGACAGGGATTTGCTTTATCGGAGAAAAGAACTTTAAAAACTTCCTCAGCAACTACCTGCCAGCTCAGCCTGGGCGCATGATGACTGTGGATGGTCGCGATATGGGCGAGCATGCCGGCCTTATGTACTATACGATTGGTCAGCGTGGCGGACTCGGTATCGGTGGGCAACACGGCGGAGACAATGCTCCTTGGTTCGTTGTTGGAAAAGACCTAAGCAAGAACATCCTCTATGTCGGCCAAGGTTTCTATCATGATTCGCTCATGTCAACCAGTCTAGAAGCCAGTCAAGTTCATTTTACTCGTGAGATGCCAGAGGAATTTACGCTAGAATGTACGGCTAAATTCCGCTACCGTCAGCCTGATTCTAAGGTGACAGTACATGTCAAAGGAGATAAGGCAGAGGTCATCTTTGCGGAACCGCAACGCGCCATCACACCAGGACAGGCAGTTGTCTTTTACGATGGCGATGAGTGTCTCGGTGGCGGTTTGATTGACAATGCCTACCGCGATGGACAAGTTTGTCAGTACATTTAAGATTTTCTAAGAGGAAAGAGAATGTTTCAGTTTTTTAAGAAAAAAACGGCTAAAAAAGAGCAAACAATGAATCTCTCTGACTATAAGAAAGAGTATTTGAGAGAGAAAATGACAGAGTCAATTGAAGCCTTGTTCAAGGAATTGAAACAAGCTAAAGTCTGGGTCCCCTTCAATCCGAATCTTCTGGATGAGAGTGATGAACAAGAAGGGGTACGACTAAAACCGGATATTCTGCGAAAGGGAGACGACTACTTCTATCCTTGTTTCTTAACTGAACAAGATATTCCTAGGGACTATTATGACCGTTTTTCCTGGTTGCAATTACCTCTTACGGACTGTTTATCTGTTGCGGAAGAGATAGGGGAGTTTCCGGTGAGAGGGATTGTTCTGGATGCCTTCTCTGACCCAGTCGAGATTGACAAAGGAGCTTTTGAAGCGATTCACCAATTATAGTACATTTAGATTGACAAATTTTCTCAATTTGCTACAATAATAAAAGCAATAGAAATGATGGTCAAAGCTCATGGATGTTGCAGGCTTTTTTGTCCTGCACTTCTTTGGAGTTTTGACTGTTTTTGTGTCGTTTAAGGGAAAGGACAAAAATGACTCAACAAGACTTTCGGACAACAGTGGGAGACACGGTCTTTGGTGTTCGGGCGGCAGCCTTGATTCTCCAAAATGGCAAGCTCCTAGTTACTAAAGACAAGGGCAAGTATTACACTATCGGCGGTGCGATTCAAGTCAATGAAAGCACGGAAGACGCGGTAGTCCGTGAAGTGAAGGAAGAACTAGGTGTCCGAGCTCAAGCTGGGCAGCTAGCTTTCGTGGTTGAAAATCGTTTTGAACAAGACGGTGTTTCCTATCACAACATTGAGTTTCATTACCTGGTGGATTTGCTTGAAGAAGCTCCATTGACCATGCAGGAAGACGAAAAAATGCAGCCTTGTGAGTGGATTGACTTGGATAAACTTGAGGAGTTCCAGCTAGTTCCAGCCTTTTTGAAAACAGCTCTACCAGATTGGGACGGCCAACTAAGACACATTCATCTTGAGGAATAGGAGAGAAAATGACTTATAATTTTACGGAAGAATACGATATTATTGTAATCGGTGCGGGGCACGCGGGGGTAGAAGCATCTCTAGCAGCCAGCCGTATGGGCTGTAAGGTTTTGCTTGCGACTATCAACATCGAAATGCTGGCTTTCATGCCTTGTAACCCTTCGATCGGTGGTTCTGCCAAGGGGATTGTCGTGCGTGAAGTGGATGCACTTGGTGGCGAGATGGCTAAAACCATTGACAAGACTTACATCCAGATGAAGATGCTCAACACTGGGAAGGGTCCAGCTGTCCGTGCCCTTCGTGCGCAGGCTGACAAGGAACTCTACTCTAAGGAGATGCGCAAGACAGTTGAAAATCAAGAAAATCTGACCCTTCGTCAAACCATGATTGATGAGATTTTGGTGGAAGATGGTGAGGTGGTCGGTGTTCGTACAGCGACCCATCAAGAGTATGCTGCTAAGGCTGTTATCGTGACGACAGGGACTGCACTCCGTGGGGAAATCATCATCGGAGATCTCAAGTACTCATCAGGTCCTAACCACAGTCTAGCTTCGATTAACCTAGCTGATAACCTCAAGGAATTGGGACTCGAAATCGGTCGTTTCAAGACAGGAACGCCTCCACGTGTCAAGGCTTCTTCTATCAACTACGATGTGACAGAGATTCAGCCAGGAGATGAAGCGCCAAATCACTTCTCTTATACTTCACGTGATGAGGACTATGTCAAGGATCAAGTGCCATGCTGGTTGACCTACACCAATGGTACCAGTCATGAGATTATCCAAAACAACCTCCACCGTGCGCCTATGTTTACAGGTGTGGTCAAGGGAGTGGGACCTCGTTACTGTCCGTCAATTGAAGACAAGATTGTGCGCTTTGCGGACAAGGAACGCCACCAACTTTTCCTTGAGCCAGAAGGGCGCAATACAGAGGAAGTTTATGTTCAAGGTCTATCAACCAGTCTGCCAGAGGATGTACAGCGTGACTTGGTTCATTCTATCAAAGGTCTGGAAAATGCAGAGATGATGCGAACAGGTTATGCCATTGAGTACGACATGGTCTTGCCACACCAGTTGCGTGCGACTTTGGAAACCAAGAAAATCTCAGGACTCTTTACTGCTGGTCAGACAAATGGAACGTCAGGTTACGAAGAAGCTGCTGGCCAAGGGATTATCGCTGGTATCAATGCGGCTCTGAAAGTCCAAGGCAAGCCTGAGTTGATTTTGAAGCGCAGTGACGGTTATATCGGCGTGATGATTGATGACTTGGTGACCAAGGGAACCATTGAACCCTACCGTCTATTGACCAGTCGTGCCGAATACCGTCTCATTCTCCGTCATGACAATGCCGATATGCGTTTAACAGAGATGGGACGTGAGATTGGGCTTGTGGATGATGAACGCTGGGCTCGCTTTGAAATCAAGAAAAATCAATTTGAAAATGAGATGAAACGTCTAGACAGCATCAAACTCAAGCCAGTAAAGGAAACCAATGCCAAGGTTGAGGAGATGGGCTTCAAGCCGTTGACCGATGCAGTGACAGCCAAGGAATTCCTTCGTCGTCCAGAAGTTTCTTATCAAGATGTGGTGGCTTTCATCGGACCAGCTGCAGAGGACTTGGATGACAAGATTATCGAATTGATTGAAACAGAAATCAAATACGAAGGCTATATTTCCAAAGCCATGGATCAAGTAGCTAAGATGAAACGCATGGAAGAAAAACGCATTCCAGCCAATATTGATTGGGATGATATTGATTCTATCGCGACGGAAGCCCGTCAGAAGTTCAAACTTATCAATCCAGAAACCATCGGCCAAGCCAGCCGTATTTCGGGAGTAAATCCAGCAGAC encodes the following:
- the mnmA gene encoding tRNA 2-thiouridine(34) synthase MnmA: MSDNSKTRVVVGMSGGVDSSVTALLLKEQGYDVIGIFMKNWDDTDENGVCTATEDYKDVAAVADQIGIPYYSVNFEKEYWDRVFEYFLAEYRAGRTPNPDVMCNKEIKFKAFLDYAMTLGADYVATGHYARVARDEDGTVHMLRGVDNGKDQTYFLSQLSQEQLQKTMFPLGHLEKPEVRRLAEEAGLATAKKKDSTGICFIGEKNFKNFLSNYLPAQPGRMMTVDGRDMGEHAGLMYYTIGQRGGLGIGGQHGGDNAPWFVVGKDLSKNILYVGQGFYHDSLMSTSLEASQVHFTREMPEEFTLECTAKFRYRQPDSKVTVHVKGDKAEVIFAEPQRAITPGQAVVFYDGDECLGGGLIDNAYRDGQVCQYI
- a CDS encoding SseB family protein — encoded protein: MFQFFKKKTAKKEQTMNLSDYKKEYLREKMTESIEALFKELKQAKVWVPFNPNLLDESDEQEGVRLKPDILRKGDDYFYPCFLTEQDIPRDYYDRFSWLQLPLTDCLSVAEEIGEFPVRGIVLDAFSDPVEIDKGAFEAIHQL
- a CDS encoding NUDIX hydrolase, with product MTQQDFRTTVGDTVFGVRAAALILQNGKLLVTKDKGKYYTIGGAIQVNESTEDAVVREVKEELGVRAQAGQLAFVVENRFEQDGVSYHNIEFHYLVDLLEEAPLTMQEDEKMQPCEWIDLDKLEEFQLVPAFLKTALPDWDGQLRHIHLEE
- the mnmG gene encoding tRNA uridine-5-carboxymethylaminomethyl(34) synthesis enzyme MnmG, which produces MTYNFTEEYDIIVIGAGHAGVEASLAASRMGCKVLLATINIEMLAFMPCNPSIGGSAKGIVVREVDALGGEMAKTIDKTYIQMKMLNTGKGPAVRALRAQADKELYSKEMRKTVENQENLTLRQTMIDEILVEDGEVVGVRTATHQEYAAKAVIVTTGTALRGEIIIGDLKYSSGPNHSLASINLADNLKELGLEIGRFKTGTPPRVKASSINYDVTEIQPGDEAPNHFSYTSRDEDYVKDQVPCWLTYTNGTSHEIIQNNLHRAPMFTGVVKGVGPRYCPSIEDKIVRFADKERHQLFLEPEGRNTEEVYVQGLSTSLPEDVQRDLVHSIKGLENAEMMRTGYAIEYDMVLPHQLRATLETKKISGLFTAGQTNGTSGYEEAAGQGIIAGINAALKVQGKPELILKRSDGYIGVMIDDLVTKGTIEPYRLLTSRAEYRLILRHDNADMRLTEMGREIGLVDDERWARFEIKKNQFENEMKRLDSIKLKPVKETNAKVEEMGFKPLTDAVTAKEFLRRPEVSYQDVVAFIGPAAEDLDDKIIELIETEIKYEGYISKAMDQVAKMKRMEEKRIPANIDWDDIDSIATEARQKFKLINPETIGQASRISGVNPADISILMVYLEGKNRSISKNQEKKA